Proteins encoded by one window of Melanotaenia boesemani isolate fMelBoe1 chromosome 10, fMelBoe1.pri, whole genome shotgun sequence:
- the LOC121647951 gene encoding ribonuclease P protein subunit p25-like protein, with protein sequence MKSSDAAQSSTMEHQATSFTSSAPLISAPQPGQSNFRRLSCTDDNSPYPIPGLAADILHMRVKEGSKIRNLLRFATARMQEEAGASDGTSLRQVVFTGSGRGITKTITCVEILKRKMTGLHQVSKLYYKTVNEVWKSPQQEAPGITVERTIPAICILLSKDPLDPREPGYQPPQTHSISTEDAERQRDMLRTAASPSSQHAAKRLCPDDWTVCPP encoded by the coding sequence ATGAAGAGTTCAGATGCTGCACAGAGCTCTACAATGGAACATCAGGCCACTTCATTCACTTCCTCTGCTCCATTAATTTCAGCTCCACAACCTGGCCAGAGCAACTTCAGGAGACTCAGCTGCACAGATGACAACAGTCCCTACCCCATCCCTGGCCTTGCAGCAGATATCCTGCACATGCGAGTAAAAGAAGGAAGCAAGATCCGTAATTTACTGAGATTTGCAACAGCTCGCATGCAAGAGGAAGCAGGAGCCAGTGATGGGACATCCCTGAGACAGGTGGTCTTCACTGGCTCAGGCAGAGGAATCACTAAGACTATCACCTGTGTGGAAATCCTGAAACGTAAGATGACAGGGCTACATCAGGTGTCCAAACTTTACTACAAGACAGTGAATGAAGTTTGGAAGAGTCCACAGCAGGAAGCACCAGGTATAACAGTGGAGAGAACAATCCCTGCCATCTGCATCCTGCTCTCTAAAGACCCTCTGGATCCCAGGGAGCCTGGCTATCAACCCCCACAAACCCACAGTATTTCCACAGAGGAcgcagagagacagagagatatGCTCAGGACAGCTGCCAGTCCCTCCTCACAGCATGCAGCCAAAAGACTCTGTCCAGATGACTGGACTGTTTGTCCTCCCTGA
- the LOC121648111 gene encoding protein mono-ADP-ribosyltransferase PARP6-like: MTYGDLTRGKEILSGKHAARLLERHGSWPQPRLFLDCQLTRTCSKSRDPEETDCQQWTEGCSDEDCDSDEDLFGFQESSATDLYRHPQLDADMEAVRTLYSDSAFTVREYESIDALDVDLKINTSFLDDEVAKAWHIKPSEAIIIRLHFSISQYLDGPAPSVEVFQESNTDHSSIARQLQNILTVFISREWKHLRNDNIVVRSKSRQSWFRTSGTIKKFRARLNIWLPLSNRPHEEPAVRGRTSVPSMKQNRFINHTASYTIKNPAGELFTYTPSGKRVMVSAVKSSAQLSTKQLVELLFASQAIGHCKATPALHHGFLVQIMRYAEQRIPTLNEYCVVCDERHVFQNGPMLKPAVCTRELCVFSFHTLGVMSGATEEVATGAEVIDLLVAMCRVALQSTRKSIIFEPYPCVVDPSNPKTLAFSPKRKSYERLQRALDGVLLIRRMAQGPYSEMKKQMDMVDPLAHPLLQWILASNRSHIVKLPLKKQLKFMHTPHQFLLISSPPSKEARFQTARKLYGSTFAFHGSHIENWHSILRKGLVNASYTKLQLHGAAYGKGIYLSPMSSISFGYSEMGKGQHQMPNKEELKEKYNRINKAKQEQLGHTRFLQSHNLNCIALCEVITSKNLQKHGNIWVCPVSDHVCTRFLFVYENGQVGDMHINTQEEQIQKEILQVIGSKTC; this comes from the exons ATGACCTATGGGGATCTCACAAGAGGAAAAGAGATCCTGAGTGGAAAACATGCAGCCAGACTCCTGGAGCGTCATGGGTCTTGGCCCCAGCCTCGTCTCTTTCTGGACTGCCAGCTGACCAGAACCTGCAGCAAGTCACGTGACCCAGAA GAAACTGACTGCCAGCAGTGGACAGAGGGCTGCAGTGATGAAGACTGTGACTCAGATGAAGACCTGTTTGGATTCCAA GAGAGCAGTGCCACTGACCTGTATCGCCACCCCCAGCTGGATGCAGACATGGAGGCGGTCAGGACTTTGTATTCAGACTCTGCATTCACTGTCAG ggAGTATGAGTCGATTGATGCTCTAGATGTTGACTTAAAGATTAACACCAGCTTTTTGGAT GATGAAGTGGCCAAAGCCTGGCATATTAAGCCATCGGAGGCCATCATTATCCGTCTGCACTTCTCCATATCTCAGTATCTGGATGGACCTG CCCCTTCAGTTGAAGTCTTCCAGGAATCTAATACTGATCATTCCAGTATAGCGAGGCAGCTGCAAAA TATTCTCACAGTTTTCATATCTCGTGAGTGGAAACACCTGAGAAATGACAACATCGTAGTTCGAAGCAAAAGCAGACAAAGCTGGTTTAGGACAAGTGGGACCATCAAGAAGTTTCGTGCAAGACTCAACATCTGGCTACCACTTTCAAA CAGACCACATGAGGAACCAGCTGTGAGAGGAAGGACCAGTGTACCATCAATGAAACAAAATCGTTTCATAAACCATACAGCTTCCTACACCATCAAGAATCCTGCTGGAGAGCTTTTCACATACACCCCCAGTGGGAAG AGGGTGATGGTCTCAGCAGTCAAATCTTCAGCACAGCTGAGCACCAAACAGCTGGTGGAGCTGTTATTTGCCTCCCAGGCCATTGGACACTGTAAGGCCACACCAGCTCTGCACCATGGCTTCCTGGTACAG ATAATGAGGTATGCCGAGCAGAGAATCCCAACCCTGAATGaatactgtgttgtttgtgATGAGCGGCATGTCTTTCAAAATGGCCCCATGCTTAAG CCAGCAGTTTGCACCAGggagctgtgtgtgttttcctttcatACGCTGGGAGTCATGTCTGGAGCCACTGAAGAGGTTGCAACCGGTGCAGAG GTGATTGACCTGCTGGTAGCCATGTGCAGAGTTGCCCTTCAGTCCACACGCAAGAGCATCATATTTGAACCCTACCCCTGCGTTGTTGATCCGTCCAACCCCAAAACTCTGGCCTTCAGTCCTAAG AGGAAGAGCTATGAAAGGCTGCAGAGAGCTTTGGATGGTGTCTTGTTGATCAGGAGGATGGCGCAG GGTCCATATTCTGAGATGAAGAAGCAGATGGACATGGTGGACCCTTTAGCTCATCCCTTACTACAATG GATTTTAGCCAGCAACAGATCACACATTGTCAAGCTTCCACTAAAGAAG CAACTGAAGTTTATGCACACACCCCATCAGTTTCTGTTGATCAGCAGCCCTCCATCCAAAGAGGCTCGCTTTCAAACTGCCAGGAAACTCTATGGCAGCACTTTTGCTTTCCA TGGTTCCCACATTGAAAACTGGCACTCCATTTTGAGAAAAGGCCTGGTTAATGCTTCTTACACAAAATTACAG CTTCATGGCGCTGCATACGGTAAAGGCATCTATTTGAGCCCAATGTCGAGCATATCTTTCGGATATTCTG AGATGGGTAAAGGTCAACACCAGATGCCAAACAAAGAAGAACTCAAAGAGAAAtacaacagaataaataaagcCAAGCAG GAACAGTTGGGACATACCAGGTTTCTGCAGAGCCATAACTTAAACTGCATTGCACTTTGTGAAG TGATAACCTCAAAAAATCTTCAGAAACATGGGAACATCTGGGTGTGTCCAGTATCTGACCACGTATGCACACGATTCCTCTTTGT GTATGAAAATGGTCAGGTGGGAGACATGCACATCAACACTCAAGAAGAACAAATCCAGAAGGAAATATTACAAGTAATAGGTTCAAAGACCTGCTGA